Proteins encoded in a region of the Neodiprion lecontei isolate iyNeoLeco1 chromosome 5, iyNeoLeco1.1, whole genome shotgun sequence genome:
- the LOC107217254 gene encoding IQ motif and SEC7 domain-containing protein 1 isoform X4, which produces MSDVTKIGDPGGFPDPDLETMLEEKNQLIARQYAEIERIQHELTDIIGERDALLCEVSKLKFELEMADLKRLQDDSFPQKMDRPSHSASLGQVHGAGSHGMYSTGSQSALSTSYITGQSYIQGQNYIHTSYPASTTQAFPHAGYPQPQSYGAMVQGYGGQPQSSYQQPLHKKGSVRNGDVLKRCRLQNPYELSQDLLDKQIEMLERKYGGVKARNAALTIQRAFRRYTLLKKFAAITAMAKAEKRLSRRLQETAERPGSAMENERVAYHSQIYIQQVQSANNRPMPIRSMSLRERRHIDNSQSSAHIPRSQSGRCEIQAGPTQSPAAGHHQNNHNLHQNSHNVHQLGRHTPSLMPSPCVRHQQPPPSPCWDSSSQGSGSSIHYYNPQEALCGLRQETPPRDMHRTPCTSPSTPQNLQAPPPQSWGNSSQPGSGSRVRNSGKKVPPEVPKRTSSITSRSMEGRHNGLSKSVENGSLSSVQSSGSDSTNCESSEGDAHRGSPIWKHKGISSSPEHQECGHITESSGPMSSIKELSHSHASSGYQLPLMDDTEAPPQTSYKVSETVRKRQYRVGLNLFNKKPERGISYLIRRGFLENSPQGVARFLISRKGLSKQMIGEYLGNLQNSFNMAVLECFSHELDLSGMQVDVALRKFQAYFRMPGEAQKIERLMEVYSQRYCQCNPDVVARLRSPDTVFVLAFAIIMLNTDLHTPNLKPERRMRLDDFIKNLRGIDDCGDIDRDILVGIYERVKANEFKPGSDHVTQVMKVQATIVGKKPNMALPHRRLVCYCRLYEIPDIHKKERPGVHQREVFLFNDLLVVTKILSKKKSSVTYTFRQSFPLCGMVVTLFEVAHYPYGIRLSQRVDGKVLVTFNARNEHDRCKFAEDLRESISEMDEMETLRIETELERQKSSRGARGSAENRDSGVADVEVCPCPGTCTERTEAVDLDTQLKRSALSNSLLDIHEQFAGEKPQRRGSVGSLDSGGLFAKRERKPSRSEDTGPYSRTTEV; this is translated from the exons TTTTCCACAAAAAATGGATAGGCCATCGCACAGCGCCAGTCTTGGGCAAGTTCATGGTGCGGGTTCCCACGGGATGTATTCTACCGGAAGTCAGTCGGCGCTCTCTACTTCGTACATCACAGGACAGTCGTACATCCAGGGCCAGAATTATATTCACACGTCGTACCCGGCATCAACGACCCAAGCATTTCCACACGCTGGATACCCGCAACCACAAAGCTATGGTGCTATGGTCCAAGGCTATGGTGGGCAACCTCAGTCATCTTACCAGCAGCCACTGCATAAAAAGGGCTCCGTCAGAAATGGCGACGTTCTCAAGCGTTGCAGACTTCAAAACCC GTACGAGCTCTCCCAAGACCTGCTAGACAAGCAGATTGAAATGCTGGAGCGAAAATACGGCGGTGTAAAAGCTAGAAACGCAGCTCTGACAATCCAGCGAGCGTTCCGCAGGTATACACTGCTGAAGAAATTCGCGGCGATCACAGCAATGGCCAAAGCAGAAAAACGACTCAGCAGACGTCTGCAGGAGACAGCTGAGAGACCAGGAAGCGCGATGGAGAATGAGAGAGTCGCTTACCACAGTCAGATATACATACAGCAAGTCCAATCGGCAAACAACCGACCAATGCCCATCAGAAGTATGTCGTTGAGGGAAAGAAGGCATATCGACAATTCTCAATCGTCCGCTCATATACCGAGAAGTCAGAGTGGCCGCTGCGAGATCCAAGCTGGTCCCACTCAGTCCCCGGCCGCAGGGCACCATCAGAATAACCACAACTTGCATCAGAACAGTCACAACGTGCATCAACTTGGCCGTCACACGCCTTCGCTGATGCCCAGCCCTTGCGTAAGACATCAACAACCTCCTCCGAGTCCGTGTTGGGACTCGAGTTCCCAGGGTAGCGGGTCTAGCATCCATTACTACAACCCTCAAGAAGCCCTGTGCGGCTTGAGACAGGAGACGCCACCTAGAGATATGCATAGAACTCCGTGCACGTCTCCGTCGACCCCGCAGAACCTTCAGGCCCCGCCGCCTCAGTCATGGGGCAACAGTTCCCAGCCAGGATCCGGGAGCAGAGTCAGGAATTCGGGGAAAAAAGTACCGCCGGAAGTTCCGAAGAGAACGTCATCGATAACTTCCAGGTCTATGGAGGGTAGACATAACGGGCTCAGCAAGAGTGTTGAGAATGGAAGTCTGAGCTCTGTCCAAAGCTCTGGGAGCGACTCGACAAATTGCGAAAGTTCCGAGGGTGACGCTCACAGAGGTTCGCCGATATGGAAACACAAAGGAATC TCGAGTTCACCCGAACACCAAGAATGCGGACACATAACAGAGAGCAGCGGTCCGATGAGCAGCATAAAAGAACTAAGTCATTCGCACGCCAGCTCCGGCTACCAGCTCCCATTGATGGATGATACGGAAGCACCACCGCAAACAAGTTATAAAGTTTCGGAGACTGTCAGAAAACGCCAGTACAGAGTGGGGCTGAATTTGTTTAACAAAAAACCGGAGCGGGGTATCAGCTACCTAATCAGGCGAGGCTTTTTGGAAAACAGTCCCCAAGGTGTCGCCAGGTTTCTGATCAGCAGGAAAGGATTGTCCAAACAGATGATCGGGGAGTATCTTGGAAACCTCCAGAATTCGTTCAACATGGCTGTTCTAGA GTGCTTCTCTCACGAACTGGATCTGTCGGGTATGCAGGTCGACGTAGCCCTTCGTAAATTCCAAGCATATTTCCGCATGCCCGGTGAGGCACAGAAAATCGAACGTCTGATGGAAGTTTACAGCCAACGGTACTGTCAGTGCAACCCTGACGTAGTCGCTCGTCTACGCTCGCCGGATACGGTCTTCGTATTAGCGTTTGCGATAATAATGCTGAACACCGATTTGCACACGCCAAACTTGAAACCCGAGCGAAGGATGAGACTCGatgatttcataaaaaatctACGGGGAATAGACGACTGCGGAGATATCGACCGGGACATACTCGTTGGGATATACGAGAGAGTTAAGGCCAACGAGTTCAAACCTGGTTCGGACCATGTTACTCAAGTGATGAAGGTCCAGGCAACGATCGTTGGCAAAAAACCAAACATGGCTCTGCCGCATCGTAGACTCGTGTGCTACTGTAGGCTGTACGAAATACCGGATATCCACAAGAAGGAAAGACCTGGCGTTCATCAGAGAGAAGTATTCCTCTTCAACGATCTCCTCGTTGTGACGAAGATATTGAGCAAGAAGAAGAGCAGCGTCACTTACACATTCAGACAGAGTTTCCCACTCTGCGGTATGGTCGTTACTTTGTTCGAAGTTGCAC ATTATCCTTACGGGATAAGATTGTCCCAACGCGTCGACGGTAAGGTGCTCGTGACGTTCAACGCGAGAAACGAACACGACCGCTGCAAGTTTGCAGAGGACTTGAGGGAGTCGATCAGTGAAATGGACGAGATGGAGACACTGAGGATCGAGACGGAATTGGAAAGGCAGAAAAGCAGCCGCGGGGCGAGAGGCAGCGCCGAAAATCGAGACTCCGGCGTTGCAGACGTCGAGGTTTGTCCCTGTCCCGGAACTTGCACGGAAAGAACTGAGGCGGTGGATCTTGATACGCAGCTGAAGAGGTCCGCGCTGAGTAATTCACTACTGGATATCCACGAGCAGT TTGCAGGAGAGAAACCACAACGGCGTGGAAGCGTTGGCTCGCTGGATAGCG GAGGTCTTTTCGCCAAACGCGAACGCAAACCGTCGAGATCTGAAGATACTGGGCCATACAGTCGTACTACCGAAGTATGA
- the LOC107217254 gene encoding IQ motif and SEC7 domain-containing protein 1 isoform X1, with amino-acid sequence MSDVTKIGDPGGFPDPDLETMLEEKNQLIARQYAEIERIQHELTDIIGERDALLCEVSKLKFELEMADLKRLQDDSFPQKMDRPSHSASLGQVHGAGSHGMYSTGSQSALSTSYITGQSYIQGQNYIHTSYPASTTQAFPHAGYPQPQSYGAMVQGYGGQPQSSYQQPLHKKGSVRNGDVLKRCRLQNPYELSQDLLDKQIEMLERKYGGVKARNAALTIQRAFRRYTLLKKFAAITAMAKAEKRLSRRLQETAERPGSAMENERVAYHSQIYIQQVQSANNRPMPIRSMSLRERRHIDNSQSSAHIPRSQSGRCEIQAGPTQSPAAGHHQNNHNLHQNSHNVHQLGRHTPSLMPSPCVRHQQPPPSPCWDSSSQGSGSSIHYYNPQEALCGLRQETPPRDMHRTPCTSPSTPQNLQAPPPQSWGNSSQPGSGSRVRNSGKKVPPEVPKRTSSITSRSMEGRHNGLSKSVENGSLSSVQSSGSDSTNCESSEGDAHRGSPIWKHKGISSSPEHQECGHITESSGPMSSIKELSHSHASSGYQLPLMDDTEAPPQTSYKVSETVRKRQYRVGLNLFNKKPERGISYLIRRGFLENSPQGVARFLISRKGLSKQMIGEYLGNLQNSFNMAVLECFSHELDLSGMQVDVALRKFQAYFRMPGEAQKIERLMEVYSQRYCQCNPDVVARLRSPDTVFVLAFAIIMLNTDLHTPNLKPERRMRLDDFIKNLRGIDDCGDIDRDILVGIYERVKANEFKPGSDHVTQVMKVQATIVGKKPNMALPHRRLVCYCRLYEIPDIHKKERPGVHQREVFLFNDLLVVTKILSKKKSSVTYTFRQSFPLCGMVVTLFEVAHYPYGIRLSQRVDGKVLVTFNARNEHDRCKFAEDLRESISEMDEMETLRIETELERQKSSRGARGSAENRDSGVADVEVCPCPGTCTERTEAVDLDTQLKRSALSNSLLDIHEQFAGEKPQRRGSVGSLDSGMSISFQSTSASSMSQGVKNQNPVQAHHPVHPGATIPGGAKGLAQQPSFLGGLFAKRERKPSRSEDTGPYSRTTEV; translated from the exons TTTTCCACAAAAAATGGATAGGCCATCGCACAGCGCCAGTCTTGGGCAAGTTCATGGTGCGGGTTCCCACGGGATGTATTCTACCGGAAGTCAGTCGGCGCTCTCTACTTCGTACATCACAGGACAGTCGTACATCCAGGGCCAGAATTATATTCACACGTCGTACCCGGCATCAACGACCCAAGCATTTCCACACGCTGGATACCCGCAACCACAAAGCTATGGTGCTATGGTCCAAGGCTATGGTGGGCAACCTCAGTCATCTTACCAGCAGCCACTGCATAAAAAGGGCTCCGTCAGAAATGGCGACGTTCTCAAGCGTTGCAGACTTCAAAACCC GTACGAGCTCTCCCAAGACCTGCTAGACAAGCAGATTGAAATGCTGGAGCGAAAATACGGCGGTGTAAAAGCTAGAAACGCAGCTCTGACAATCCAGCGAGCGTTCCGCAGGTATACACTGCTGAAGAAATTCGCGGCGATCACAGCAATGGCCAAAGCAGAAAAACGACTCAGCAGACGTCTGCAGGAGACAGCTGAGAGACCAGGAAGCGCGATGGAGAATGAGAGAGTCGCTTACCACAGTCAGATATACATACAGCAAGTCCAATCGGCAAACAACCGACCAATGCCCATCAGAAGTATGTCGTTGAGGGAAAGAAGGCATATCGACAATTCTCAATCGTCCGCTCATATACCGAGAAGTCAGAGTGGCCGCTGCGAGATCCAAGCTGGTCCCACTCAGTCCCCGGCCGCAGGGCACCATCAGAATAACCACAACTTGCATCAGAACAGTCACAACGTGCATCAACTTGGCCGTCACACGCCTTCGCTGATGCCCAGCCCTTGCGTAAGACATCAACAACCTCCTCCGAGTCCGTGTTGGGACTCGAGTTCCCAGGGTAGCGGGTCTAGCATCCATTACTACAACCCTCAAGAAGCCCTGTGCGGCTTGAGACAGGAGACGCCACCTAGAGATATGCATAGAACTCCGTGCACGTCTCCGTCGACCCCGCAGAACCTTCAGGCCCCGCCGCCTCAGTCATGGGGCAACAGTTCCCAGCCAGGATCCGGGAGCAGAGTCAGGAATTCGGGGAAAAAAGTACCGCCGGAAGTTCCGAAGAGAACGTCATCGATAACTTCCAGGTCTATGGAGGGTAGACATAACGGGCTCAGCAAGAGTGTTGAGAATGGAAGTCTGAGCTCTGTCCAAAGCTCTGGGAGCGACTCGACAAATTGCGAAAGTTCCGAGGGTGACGCTCACAGAGGTTCGCCGATATGGAAACACAAAGGAATC TCGAGTTCACCCGAACACCAAGAATGCGGACACATAACAGAGAGCAGCGGTCCGATGAGCAGCATAAAAGAACTAAGTCATTCGCACGCCAGCTCCGGCTACCAGCTCCCATTGATGGATGATACGGAAGCACCACCGCAAACAAGTTATAAAGTTTCGGAGACTGTCAGAAAACGCCAGTACAGAGTGGGGCTGAATTTGTTTAACAAAAAACCGGAGCGGGGTATCAGCTACCTAATCAGGCGAGGCTTTTTGGAAAACAGTCCCCAAGGTGTCGCCAGGTTTCTGATCAGCAGGAAAGGATTGTCCAAACAGATGATCGGGGAGTATCTTGGAAACCTCCAGAATTCGTTCAACATGGCTGTTCTAGA GTGCTTCTCTCACGAACTGGATCTGTCGGGTATGCAGGTCGACGTAGCCCTTCGTAAATTCCAAGCATATTTCCGCATGCCCGGTGAGGCACAGAAAATCGAACGTCTGATGGAAGTTTACAGCCAACGGTACTGTCAGTGCAACCCTGACGTAGTCGCTCGTCTACGCTCGCCGGATACGGTCTTCGTATTAGCGTTTGCGATAATAATGCTGAACACCGATTTGCACACGCCAAACTTGAAACCCGAGCGAAGGATGAGACTCGatgatttcataaaaaatctACGGGGAATAGACGACTGCGGAGATATCGACCGGGACATACTCGTTGGGATATACGAGAGAGTTAAGGCCAACGAGTTCAAACCTGGTTCGGACCATGTTACTCAAGTGATGAAGGTCCAGGCAACGATCGTTGGCAAAAAACCAAACATGGCTCTGCCGCATCGTAGACTCGTGTGCTACTGTAGGCTGTACGAAATACCGGATATCCACAAGAAGGAAAGACCTGGCGTTCATCAGAGAGAAGTATTCCTCTTCAACGATCTCCTCGTTGTGACGAAGATATTGAGCAAGAAGAAGAGCAGCGTCACTTACACATTCAGACAGAGTTTCCCACTCTGCGGTATGGTCGTTACTTTGTTCGAAGTTGCAC ATTATCCTTACGGGATAAGATTGTCCCAACGCGTCGACGGTAAGGTGCTCGTGACGTTCAACGCGAGAAACGAACACGACCGCTGCAAGTTTGCAGAGGACTTGAGGGAGTCGATCAGTGAAATGGACGAGATGGAGACACTGAGGATCGAGACGGAATTGGAAAGGCAGAAAAGCAGCCGCGGGGCGAGAGGCAGCGCCGAAAATCGAGACTCCGGCGTTGCAGACGTCGAGGTTTGTCCCTGTCCCGGAACTTGCACGGAAAGAACTGAGGCGGTGGATCTTGATACGCAGCTGAAGAGGTCCGCGCTGAGTAATTCACTACTGGATATCCACGAGCAGT TTGCAGGAGAGAAACCACAACGGCGTGGAAGCGTTGGCTCGCTGGATAGCGGTATGtctatttcttttcaatctaCTTCAGCCAGCTCGATGAGCCAGGGCGTAAAGAATCAAAATCCGGTGCAAGCGCATCATCCTGTTCACCCAGGGGCAACTATCCCTGGGGGTGCTAAGGGTTTGGCTCAGCAGCCATCTTTTCTAGGAGGTCTTTTCGCCAAACGCGAACGCAAACCGTCGAGATCTGAAGATACTGGGCCATACAGTCGTACTACCGAAGTATGA
- the LOC107217254 gene encoding IQ motif and SEC7 domain-containing protein 1 isoform X3, whose translation MIDILVRKVSTKRRKIFEIKKTKTKTKTEIDWILCDGAMCEEQCLFWMYSTVKMCFAAVCCRRLGYSFPQKMDRPSHSASLGQVHGAGSHGMYSTGSQSALSTSYITGQSYIQGQNYIHTSYPASTTQAFPHAGYPQPQSYGAMVQGYGGQPQSSYQQPLHKKGSVRNGDVLKRCRLQNPYELSQDLLDKQIEMLERKYGGVKARNAALTIQRAFRRYTLLKKFAAITAMAKAEKRLSRRLQETAERPGSAMENERVAYHSQIYIQQVQSANNRPMPIRSMSLRERRHIDNSQSSAHIPRSQSGRCEIQAGPTQSPAAGHHQNNHNLHQNSHNVHQLGRHTPSLMPSPCVRHQQPPPSPCWDSSSQGSGSSIHYYNPQEALCGLRQETPPRDMHRTPCTSPSTPQNLQAPPPQSWGNSSQPGSGSRVRNSGKKVPPEVPKRTSSITSRSMEGRHNGLSKSVENGSLSSVQSSGSDSTNCESSEGDAHRGSPIWKHKGISSSPEHQECGHITESSGPMSSIKELSHSHASSGYQLPLMDDTEAPPQTSYKVSETVRKRQYRVGLNLFNKKPERGISYLIRRGFLENSPQGVARFLISRKGLSKQMIGEYLGNLQNSFNMAVLECFSHELDLSGMQVDVALRKFQAYFRMPGEAQKIERLMEVYSQRYCQCNPDVVARLRSPDTVFVLAFAIIMLNTDLHTPNLKPERRMRLDDFIKNLRGIDDCGDIDRDILVGIYERVKANEFKPGSDHVTQVMKVQATIVGKKPNMALPHRRLVCYCRLYEIPDIHKKERPGVHQREVFLFNDLLVVTKILSKKKSSVTYTFRQSFPLCGMVVTLFEVAHYPYGIRLSQRVDGKVLVTFNARNEHDRCKFAEDLRESISEMDEMETLRIETELERQKSSRGARGSAENRDSGVADVEVCPCPGTCTERTEAVDLDTQLKRSALSNSLLDIHEQFAGEKPQRRGSVGSLDSGMSISFQSTSASSMSQGVKNQNPVQAHHPVHPGATIPGGAKGLAQQPSFLGGLFAKRERKPSRSEDTGPYSRTTEV comes from the exons TTTTCCACAAAAAATGGATAGGCCATCGCACAGCGCCAGTCTTGGGCAAGTTCATGGTGCGGGTTCCCACGGGATGTATTCTACCGGAAGTCAGTCGGCGCTCTCTACTTCGTACATCACAGGACAGTCGTACATCCAGGGCCAGAATTATATTCACACGTCGTACCCGGCATCAACGACCCAAGCATTTCCACACGCTGGATACCCGCAACCACAAAGCTATGGTGCTATGGTCCAAGGCTATGGTGGGCAACCTCAGTCATCTTACCAGCAGCCACTGCATAAAAAGGGCTCCGTCAGAAATGGCGACGTTCTCAAGCGTTGCAGACTTCAAAACCC GTACGAGCTCTCCCAAGACCTGCTAGACAAGCAGATTGAAATGCTGGAGCGAAAATACGGCGGTGTAAAAGCTAGAAACGCAGCTCTGACAATCCAGCGAGCGTTCCGCAGGTATACACTGCTGAAGAAATTCGCGGCGATCACAGCAATGGCCAAAGCAGAAAAACGACTCAGCAGACGTCTGCAGGAGACAGCTGAGAGACCAGGAAGCGCGATGGAGAATGAGAGAGTCGCTTACCACAGTCAGATATACATACAGCAAGTCCAATCGGCAAACAACCGACCAATGCCCATCAGAAGTATGTCGTTGAGGGAAAGAAGGCATATCGACAATTCTCAATCGTCCGCTCATATACCGAGAAGTCAGAGTGGCCGCTGCGAGATCCAAGCTGGTCCCACTCAGTCCCCGGCCGCAGGGCACCATCAGAATAACCACAACTTGCATCAGAACAGTCACAACGTGCATCAACTTGGCCGTCACACGCCTTCGCTGATGCCCAGCCCTTGCGTAAGACATCAACAACCTCCTCCGAGTCCGTGTTGGGACTCGAGTTCCCAGGGTAGCGGGTCTAGCATCCATTACTACAACCCTCAAGAAGCCCTGTGCGGCTTGAGACAGGAGACGCCACCTAGAGATATGCATAGAACTCCGTGCACGTCTCCGTCGACCCCGCAGAACCTTCAGGCCCCGCCGCCTCAGTCATGGGGCAACAGTTCCCAGCCAGGATCCGGGAGCAGAGTCAGGAATTCGGGGAAAAAAGTACCGCCGGAAGTTCCGAAGAGAACGTCATCGATAACTTCCAGGTCTATGGAGGGTAGACATAACGGGCTCAGCAAGAGTGTTGAGAATGGAAGTCTGAGCTCTGTCCAAAGCTCTGGGAGCGACTCGACAAATTGCGAAAGTTCCGAGGGTGACGCTCACAGAGGTTCGCCGATATGGAAACACAAAGGAATC TCGAGTTCACCCGAACACCAAGAATGCGGACACATAACAGAGAGCAGCGGTCCGATGAGCAGCATAAAAGAACTAAGTCATTCGCACGCCAGCTCCGGCTACCAGCTCCCATTGATGGATGATACGGAAGCACCACCGCAAACAAGTTATAAAGTTTCGGAGACTGTCAGAAAACGCCAGTACAGAGTGGGGCTGAATTTGTTTAACAAAAAACCGGAGCGGGGTATCAGCTACCTAATCAGGCGAGGCTTTTTGGAAAACAGTCCCCAAGGTGTCGCCAGGTTTCTGATCAGCAGGAAAGGATTGTCCAAACAGATGATCGGGGAGTATCTTGGAAACCTCCAGAATTCGTTCAACATGGCTGTTCTAGA GTGCTTCTCTCACGAACTGGATCTGTCGGGTATGCAGGTCGACGTAGCCCTTCGTAAATTCCAAGCATATTTCCGCATGCCCGGTGAGGCACAGAAAATCGAACGTCTGATGGAAGTTTACAGCCAACGGTACTGTCAGTGCAACCCTGACGTAGTCGCTCGTCTACGCTCGCCGGATACGGTCTTCGTATTAGCGTTTGCGATAATAATGCTGAACACCGATTTGCACACGCCAAACTTGAAACCCGAGCGAAGGATGAGACTCGatgatttcataaaaaatctACGGGGAATAGACGACTGCGGAGATATCGACCGGGACATACTCGTTGGGATATACGAGAGAGTTAAGGCCAACGAGTTCAAACCTGGTTCGGACCATGTTACTCAAGTGATGAAGGTCCAGGCAACGATCGTTGGCAAAAAACCAAACATGGCTCTGCCGCATCGTAGACTCGTGTGCTACTGTAGGCTGTACGAAATACCGGATATCCACAAGAAGGAAAGACCTGGCGTTCATCAGAGAGAAGTATTCCTCTTCAACGATCTCCTCGTTGTGACGAAGATATTGAGCAAGAAGAAGAGCAGCGTCACTTACACATTCAGACAGAGTTTCCCACTCTGCGGTATGGTCGTTACTTTGTTCGAAGTTGCAC ATTATCCTTACGGGATAAGATTGTCCCAACGCGTCGACGGTAAGGTGCTCGTGACGTTCAACGCGAGAAACGAACACGACCGCTGCAAGTTTGCAGAGGACTTGAGGGAGTCGATCAGTGAAATGGACGAGATGGAGACACTGAGGATCGAGACGGAATTGGAAAGGCAGAAAAGCAGCCGCGGGGCGAGAGGCAGCGCCGAAAATCGAGACTCCGGCGTTGCAGACGTCGAGGTTTGTCCCTGTCCCGGAACTTGCACGGAAAGAACTGAGGCGGTGGATCTTGATACGCAGCTGAAGAGGTCCGCGCTGAGTAATTCACTACTGGATATCCACGAGCAGT TTGCAGGAGAGAAACCACAACGGCGTGGAAGCGTTGGCTCGCTGGATAGCGGTATGtctatttcttttcaatctaCTTCAGCCAGCTCGATGAGCCAGGGCGTAAAGAATCAAAATCCGGTGCAAGCGCATCATCCTGTTCACCCAGGGGCAACTATCCCTGGGGGTGCTAAGGGTTTGGCTCAGCAGCCATCTTTTCTAGGAGGTCTTTTCGCCAAACGCGAACGCAAACCGTCGAGATCTGAAGATACTGGGCCATACAGTCGTACTACCGAAGTATGA